A single genomic interval of Lewinellaceae bacterium harbors:
- the ribA gene encoding GTP cyclohydrolase II, with product MSLKAQAASIIPMEQGVFKMIAYSDDPEDMSPHFAIVSEHFDPFQPVLVRVHSECITGDLFGSHRCDCGEQLEKSLELISKDGGVLIYLRQEGRGIGIINKLKAYNLQDQGVNTVDANTHLGFEADERTYETAIEILQDLGIKKIRLLTNNPSKLTAFEHSDVEVIERIPLEITPRKENRYYLETKKSLMGHILKLS from the coding sequence ATGAGTTTAAAGGCGCAGGCTGCCAGCATCATTCCGATGGAGCAAGGGGTTTTTAAGATGATCGCATATTCCGATGACCCGGAAGATATGAGTCCCCATTTTGCTATTGTGAGTGAACATTTTGACCCTTTTCAACCTGTGCTGGTTCGTGTTCATTCTGAATGCATCACCGGAGATCTTTTTGGCTCACATCGTTGTGACTGTGGGGAACAACTGGAAAAATCACTGGAGCTTATCAGCAAGGATGGAGGCGTATTGATCTATTTGCGACAGGAAGGCCGGGGTATAGGCATTATCAATAAACTTAAAGCGTATAATCTTCAGGACCAGGGAGTTAATACAGTAGACGCCAATACTCACCTGGGCTTTGAAGCCGACGAAAGGACGTATGAAACGGCGATTGAAATCCTGCAGGACCTGGGAATCAAGAAGATAAGGCTGCTGACCAACAATCCATCCAAATTGACAGCCTTTGAACATTCGGATGTAGAGGTCATTGAACGCATTCCACTCGAAATCACCCCGCGTAAGGAAAACCGTTACTACCTGGAGACCAAGAAGAGTCTGATGGGCCACATATTGAAGCTGAGTTAA
- a CDS encoding aldo/keto reductase, whose translation MEYRLLGRTGIRVSPLGLGTDNFANPTSPAESAQLLLEALDGGINLVDTSNSYGQGESEKIIGHTLKQHHRRQQVILATKAYYPVGQHVNDQGNNRRHLIEACEDSLRRLQTDYIDLYQLHRPDDLTHPEETLSALDTLVRDGKVRYIGTSTHPAWKIMESLAISERNHWVRFCSEQSPYNLLDRRIENELIPMARAHQIALITWSPLAMGMLAGRYPQPKKRPADSRAVMRGSIYADRVTEKAIEASLSFVVLAKAKGWDPAQLAVCWVKDQPGITAPLIGPRSIEQLHHMIPVMEMSLPEPLREACDKLVTPGSAIANFHNSATWMKWQF comes from the coding sequence ATGGAATACCGTTTATTAGGCAGGACAGGGATACGGGTAAGCCCCCTGGGATTGGGTACCGACAACTTCGCCAATCCAACATCACCGGCAGAGTCGGCTCAGTTGCTCCTGGAGGCTTTGGATGGCGGGATCAACCTGGTGGATACCAGCAACAGTTACGGACAGGGTGAAAGCGAAAAGATCATCGGGCACACCCTCAAGCAGCACCATCGCCGGCAGCAAGTCATTCTGGCAACCAAAGCGTATTACCCCGTTGGGCAACATGTGAATGACCAGGGCAACAACCGGAGACATCTGATCGAGGCATGCGAAGACTCTCTCAGGCGACTACAAACCGACTACATTGACCTCTATCAGTTACACCGCCCGGACGACCTGACACATCCGGAGGAGACATTGTCTGCGCTGGACACGCTGGTTCGTGATGGGAAGGTCCGCTACATAGGTACTTCAACCCACCCGGCTTGGAAGATCATGGAATCTCTGGCCATTTCAGAAAGAAATCACTGGGTGCGCTTCTGTTCGGAGCAATCACCCTATAACCTCCTGGACCGGCGTATTGAAAATGAATTGATACCAATGGCACGGGCCCACCAGATTGCTTTGATAACCTGGTCACCTTTAGCCATGGGCATGCTGGCAGGCCGCTATCCACAGCCGAAAAAGAGACCGGCAGATTCACGGGCCGTAATGCGGGGCAGCATTTACGCCGATCGGGTCACGGAAAAAGCCATTGAAGCCAGCCTGAGTTTTGTTGTCCTGGCCAAAGCCAAAGGATGGGACCCTGCCCAGCTGGCCGTCTGCTGGGTGAAGGATCAGCCCGGCATAACAGCACCGCTAATCGGTCCAAGGTCCATCGAACAACTGCATCATATGATTCCCGTTATGGAAATGAGCCTTCCAGAACCATTGCGGGAAGCCTGTGATAAACTGGTAACCCCGGGTAGCGCAATCGCCAATTTTCACAATTCCGCAACCTGGATGAAATGGCAGTTCTGA
- a CDS encoding DUF1648 domain-containing protein — MERPRISIPPDMNDYVLEFISIAFLLTACILTIHFWPQLPERIPVHLNAAGKVDRWGSRNTIWIFPAIAGVIYGGLSIIQRYPHTFNYLKPITRDNAYNAYRLAIQLMRFLKMSCLLLFLIVQWSIIQLAIQAESSANMLLLGLGLLVLFGGIGWYLWKS, encoded by the coding sequence ATGGAGAGACCACGGATTTCAATTCCACCGGACATGAATGATTATGTGCTGGAATTCATCTCCATAGCATTTCTTCTGACGGCGTGTATCCTGACGATTCATTTCTGGCCTCAACTGCCGGAAAGGATCCCGGTTCATTTAAACGCCGCCGGAAAAGTCGATCGCTGGGGAAGCCGGAATACCATCTGGATATTCCCCGCCATCGCTGGGGTGATCTATGGAGGGCTTTCCATAATTCAGCGCTATCCGCACACGTTCAATTACCTCAAACCGATCACCAGGGATAATGCATACAATGCCTATCGATTGGCCATTCAGCTGATGCGTTTTCTGAAGATGTCCTGTCTTTTGCTGTTTCTTATTGTTCAGTGGTCTATCATCCAGCTGGCGATACAGGCGGAATCTTCAGCCAATATGCTTCTGCTGGGGCTTGGGTTACTGGTTTTGTTTGGTGGCATTGGGTGGTACCTGTGGAAGTCGTAA
- a CDS encoding aminotransferase class I/II-fold pyridoxal phosphate-dependent enzyme: MDIFDRIEQKRGPLGQYAADAEGYYIFPKLTGELGNRMYFLGKEVICWSINNYLGLANHPEVREADAQAAKDWGLAYPMGARLMSGATEYHDELERQLAAFVGKEAALLVNFGYQGVFSAIDALVSRHDVIVYDAESHACIVDGVRLHMGKRFAFDHNDIASLEKHLQRAVRITEQTGGGILVISEGVFGMRGDQGKLREIVALKEKYDFRLFVDDAHGFGMLGRTGAGTGEEQNVQDSIDVYFSTFAKSMASIGAFFAGTPNIIEYLKYNIRSQIFAKSLPMPLVIGAMKRLELLKTKPELRDKLWHNVRKLQDGLKSRGFNIGDTNSCVTPVYLQGKPEEATQLVYDLRENYHVFCSIVVYPVIPKGMIILRLIPTASHTDEDIQITLDAFEAVSKKLRAGEYQAEIVNPVKA, translated from the coding sequence ATGGACATTTTCGATCGTATCGAACAAAAAAGAGGCCCGCTGGGTCAATATGCGGCTGATGCTGAAGGATATTACATCTTCCCCAAGCTCACCGGTGAATTAGGTAACCGCATGTACTTCCTCGGTAAGGAAGTTATCTGCTGGAGTATTAACAACTATCTCGGATTGGCCAATCATCCGGAAGTACGTGAGGCGGATGCTCAGGCGGCCAAAGACTGGGGGTTGGCTTATCCGATGGGCGCCCGGCTGATGTCCGGAGCCACCGAATACCACGATGAACTGGAACGTCAACTGGCAGCCTTTGTTGGCAAAGAAGCAGCTCTCCTGGTTAATTTTGGTTACCAGGGCGTCTTTTCAGCGATCGATGCGCTGGTCAGCCGGCACGACGTCATCGTCTACGATGCTGAAAGCCATGCCTGCATCGTCGATGGTGTCCGCTTGCACATGGGTAAACGGTTTGCCTTTGACCATAACGACATTGCCAGCCTGGAGAAACATTTACAGCGTGCTGTAAGGATCACCGAACAGACCGGTGGTGGTATCCTGGTTATTTCAGAAGGGGTCTTTGGCATGCGGGGAGACCAGGGTAAGCTCCGGGAGATCGTAGCCTTGAAAGAGAAATACGATTTCCGTCTGTTTGTCGACGATGCCCATGGATTCGGGATGCTCGGCAGAACCGGAGCCGGGACCGGAGAAGAACAAAATGTACAGGACTCCATTGATGTCTATTTTTCCACATTTGCGAAATCAATGGCCAGCATCGGTGCCTTTTTTGCCGGCACACCCAATATCATCGAATACCTGAAATACAACATACGCTCACAGATATTTGCCAAGTCACTGCCCATGCCTCTGGTCATCGGAGCCATGAAACGGCTGGAACTGCTCAAAACCAAACCGGAACTACGTGACAAACTCTGGCATAACGTACGCAAATTGCAGGATGGACTTAAATCCAGAGGCTTCAATATCGGAGACACCAACTCCTGTGTGACCCCGGTCTATCTGCAAGGCAAGCCGGAGGAAGCAACTCAACTCGTTTACGACCTGAGAGAAAATTATCACGTATTCTGTTCTATTGTGGTCTACCCGGTGATTCCCAAAGGAATGATCATTTTAAGACTTATACCGACCGCATCACACACCGACGAAGACATTCAGATCACACTGGATGCATTTGAGGCCGTGTCGAAGAAATTACGTGCCGGTGAGTATCAGGCCGAGATTGTTAATCCGGTCAAAGCCTGA